AACGTGACCGCGATCTGCGCCCACTTTGCGATGAAACAGCCCTCCGTGAGCCATCACCTGTCCGTGCTCAAAAAGGGGGGGATCGTGAAAACCCGCCGGCAGGGGAAAGAAATCCTCTACTCGGTCAACCGGAAGTACATAAGCTCCGTGATGACCTATTACTTCGCCCGGTTTGGCTTTATGGTCAAGGAGATGGATCCTTCCGGCCAGCCCCCGGGGGAGACGCCTTGACAATAGCCGCCGCTGAAAACGATAATAGCCACGGACACAAGTTAGACCGCAACCGGACGCATCGTGTGGAGGAAATACCGTTGCCGATAGACCATAAGGCCGTTGTACCGCGCAAAATGGCGATGGGGGGTATTCAGCAGCTGCTGGGAGCCGACCTGAAAGCGGTGGAAGAGGCGATCCGGCGCCATTACCAGTCGGATGTCGCCATGATCCCGCTGGTGAGCGACTATCTCACCAACGGCGGCGGCAAGCGGTTGCGCCCGATGCTGGTGCTCCTTTCCTCGTACCTCTGCGGCGCGGAAAGCGGCGACAGGGCGGTGATTCATTCCACCGTGGTGGAATACATCCACGCCGCCACACTCCTGCACGACGACGTGGTGGACGATTCCGGCACCCGCCGCGGCTTGCAGAGCGCCAACGCCAAATTCGGCAATTCGGTATCCGTGCTGGTGGGGGACTACCTCTTCGCCAAATCGTTCTCGCTCATGGCGGCCAACAGCTCGAAGGAGATTATCCGCACCGTCAGCGACGCGACCCGCAGCCTGGCCGAGGGGGAAGTGCTGCAATTGGTGTATATCGGCAACATTGAAATAACCGAGGAGCAATACCTCGACGTGGTCTACCGCAAGACCGGCGCGCTGATCACCGCCTGCTGCGAAATCGGCGGCTGGCTGGGCCACGCCACCCCGGAGCAGCGCCGCGCGCTCGCGTCGTTCGGCAAGAACATCGGCATCGCCTTCCAGTTGGTGGACGACCTGCTCGACTTCACCTCGGATCAGCGGACGCTCGGCAAGCCCGCGGGGCAGGATTTGGCCGAGGGGCATGTGACCCTGCCGATGATCCACGCGTGGCGCAACGCCGGCGACGCCGAAAAGACGTTCCTGCGCGAGACCATTAAAAACGAAGAACTCACCCGCCAGCGGATGCCGCGGATATTGGAGATCATCAACAAGTACGGCGGCATCGGCCATGCCGCCCGGATGGCCGAACACTATGCGGAAAACGCACTGGCGGAACTGGAACTGTTCCCCGGCGGCCCCTATCAGGAAGCGCTGGCGGGCCTCGCCGACTACATCATCACCCGCACCCACTAACCCGCGGCGCGCTTGGTACCACAGGATTCATCCTGTGGTTGTTTCCGAAGAAAACAAGAATGTTCGCCGAATGATTTCCGTGCCTCTCCGCGTTACTGACTGGCGGCGCGGCCCCGCACGATGCGGAGCATGTTACCCATGATCATCCGCTCTTCCGCGTCCAGCACCAGCCAATAACCCGCCGCGAGGAAAAGCGCCGTGTGCAGCGCAAGCGGCACAATAAACAGCCACGGCGGCAGCGGCGGCAGATACACAATGCCGAAAAGCGCTCCCAGCGCGGCGGTGCCGAGCAGGCGCATCAGAAACGGGAGCGGCGGCAACCCGAGGTGGCGGCATACGGCGGCGTTTATGGCGATGAACCCGATCAACTGCGTGATAAAGGTGGCGTAGACCGCTCCCACAAAACCGTATTTGACGATGAAGAAATAATCCAGCGCCACGTTCGCCGCCGCCACCGCCACGCCGATGCGCGCCTCCAAGCCGGGGCGGTCCACCGCTTTCACCGTCAGCGAGGTTATCACGCTGGCGGCGTTGATGAACCACGCGGCGAGCAGCCACTTGAGCGCCAGCGCGGCCGGCAAAAACGCCGGGCCGACCCACAGCGTAATCACCGGCTCGGCATAAACGAAAAGGAAGACCACCAGCGGCATCAGGGCAAGCGCCATCAGTTTGGTGCCCAGCTTGAAGCTCTTACGCACCGTATCCCCCATGTTCGCGCCGTGAAAGCCGGATATCATCGGGAACGCGGCGGTGCCCAGCACGCCGGCCACCTCGGTGAGCTTCATGGCGATGGTGTTGGCGATGGAATAAAGCGCCACGCTGGCCGGGTCCAGCAGAATGCCGATCATGTAGATGTCGCACTGGTAGACGGTGTGGCCCGCCGCCTGGCTGGCGGTGGCGGCGGCCTTGTAGCGCAAAAGGCCGCGCAACAGCGCGGGGTCGAAATGGCGGCGGCTGATTTCTATTTGCGGGTACATCCTGCGCAAGGTGAACCAGGCGGCGGTTTTCCAGAGCAGCCCCCCCAGCGTGATCGCCGCCACCGCCGCCTCGGCGCTGTTGCGCCAGCGGAGCGCCGCGAGAATCATCACAAGGATGAGCGTCTGGAATATCACCCGCTGCGCGTTGTACACGTCCAGCCGGTTCAGCCCCACGAAAACCTTGGCGAACATCGAAACCGGATAAAGCAGCCAGAGTCCCGCCGCGATCACCAGAAACATCCGGACGGCGCTTTGCATCAGCGGCGGCGCGAAAGAGAAGAGCGCCGGAACGCCGAAGAGCGCGAAAAGGGCCGTGAGCAGCGCCAACAGCAGCCCGAACCCGGCGGCGAAGAAGAAAAGCGTGCTCACCGTGCGCGAAAGTTTTTCCGCGTCCCGCGTCTCGCTCACCTTCTTGATGACCGTTTCGCCGATGCCGATATCGAGGTAGAGGAAGTATCCCGCCGTGCCCCCGACCAGCGCGAGGATGCCGAAGGAATCGGCCCCCATCTGCTGGAGAACAAGGCGCGTGCCGATGATGATGAGGACAAACTGCCAGAACGCCCCCGCCACGTTGATGATGACGTTGCGGGATACGGTCTTGACCGCGTTATCTATATGCATTCCCGCGATTATACCCGCTTGCCGCCTATTTCATAGGTGGCGTGGCGTTCTTCAGGTAGGTGCGAATTCATTCGCACAAACGGCCCACCGGGCCGATCCTGCTTTGGTGGCGCGGACACTCCTGTCCGCGTTGGCGTGCCAGCGCCAAAAAAAGTTGATCGGCCCTTTGGGCCGAAGACGGACAGGAGTGTCCGTCCCACCTGGGGAAGGGAGGGGTTAAGCGGGGGGGAAGCGGAGGGAGAAGGTTTCTTCAATGGCGGCGATGAGGGCGGCGTGCGCCGTTTCGCGCGTGAGGGAAGGGAGCAACGTTTTGAGGCCGATGGAGGCGTCGGTTTCCGCGCCCGTCACCAGTTCGCACAAAAAATCGGGCTGGGGCGAGAGCAGTATCGAGCCGTGCTGCAAAAAAACAGCTTTCGATTTTCGCCGCGCGCTGCCGACGAACTTTTTTCCGCCGCCGACAGTCGGCTCGTCCTCCGCCGCGCAGGCGAAGCAGGCGTTGCCGTCGTGGGAAACCCGGCTTTTGGCTTTTCCCGCGTCGGGCATCAGGCCGAGCTTTTCCAGAAAAAGGGAAAAGGCGGCGTGCCACTGTTCCCCCGTTGGGATAGGCAACAGGTCGTTGCGGCTGACGAAGCAGTAGGTGATCTCGTCGCCGTGATAGACCGCCGCGCCGCCGCCTATCCGCTTCACCACGTCGATTCCCAGCGCACGGCATTTTTCGGCATTCACCTCTTCCAGCTTTTGCCGCCGCCCCAGCGAGAGGGTGGGAGGATTCCACGAGTACAACCGGAGCGTCGCCGCGTACGGAAGGTTTGCCGCGGCGTAAAAGAGCGCTTCGTCCGCCGCCATGTTGGCCGCGCCATCGCGCGGCCCGTCGATAATGAGCCGCGCGGGCTTGGGATCAGACTTTTCGGATGTCATACATTCAGTCATCCCCTCCTTTGCAAGGAGGGGATACAGGGGAGGTTTGTTCAACCCCACCTGTATCCTCCCCTTGTAAAAACAAGGGGAGGAAATTTATCTTCACCGAATTACCCCGGGTTAGATGTGTAACCGGGATCAGCCGGGAAAAAGTGTTTTTTCAAACGAAGTTTCGTGCAAGGTGGCGAACCGTTCAACGGCGGCGTCAAGCGCCAGCGCGCCGTTGATGACGACCGCGATGCCGTTGCCGCCGGTAACGCCTATCACCTCGCACGGCACTCCCCGCTTTTTGGCGAGCGCCGCCACGGCATCCCGGTTTTCCGGCGAGACCGACAGGATGACGCGTGACTGCGATTCGGAAAACAGCGCGAAATCGGGCCGTAACGGGGTTTTGATATCCACCGCGCAACCGAGGTTCTTTTGCAGCGAGCACTCGGCCAGAGCGATGGCAAAGCCCCCTTCGCTGATGTCATGCGCGCTTTTCACCAGCTTTTTGTTCGCCAGTTCCTGCAACGCCTCGATGAGGGCTTTTTCTTTTTTCAGGTCGAGCTTGGGCGGCAGGCCCGCGTCGTGGCCGTGTATGGTCTTGAGGTATTCGCTGCCGCCGATTTCGCCCAAGTCGTCGCCCAGCAACAGGAGGATGTCCCCCGCGTCCTGGAAGAAAGAGGGGACGGCGTTTTCGACGTTTTCAAAGAGGCCCACCACGCCGATCATCGGCGTGGGGAAGATCGCCGCGTCGCCGGTCTGGTTGTAGAGGCTCACGTTGCCGCCGGTTATCGGCGCTTCCAATGCCGTGCAGGCGGCGGATATGCCGTCGACCGCCTGGCTGAACTGCCACATGATTTCGGGGTTCAGCGGCGAGCCGAAGTTGAGGCAGTCGGTGGCGCCTATCGGCTTCGCGCCGGTGCAGGCGACGTTGCGGGCGCATTCCGCCAGCGCGATTGCGCCGCCGGCGTACGGATCGAGGTAGACGTAGCGCTCGTTGCATCCGGCCGAGACGGCCAACCCGCGCTTTGTTCCCTGCACGCGCAGTACCGCCGCGTCGTGGCCGGGGCCGAAGACGGTGTTCACGCCGACCATCGTATCGTACTGCTCGGTGATCCATTTTTTTCCGCAAAGATTGAGCGACCCGGCGAGCGTGTAAAAGGTTTCGTTCAAGTTAGCCGGTTGCGGCACCGATGCGGTATCAAATGCCGATGTTTGCGCGAGGTAGGCCGGTTTTTGCATCGGCCTTTCGTATTTCGGCGCGGCGTCCACCACCGGCGACACCGGCATGTCGGCCACCAGTTCGCCGTGGAAGTAGAGCCGCACGTTCTTGTGCCCCGCTTCCACTTCGCCGATGGTGGCGGCTTCGAGATCCCATTTTTTCAGGATGTCGATGATCTTCCGTTCGTTTTCGGGCTTCGCCACCGCCAGCATCCGCTCCTGCGATTCGGAGAGCATGAATTCATACGGCTGCATCCGCTCCTCGCGGGCCGGCACGCGGTCGAGGTGCAGCGATATGCCGCTGCCGCCGCGCGACGCCATTTCAAAGGAGGAGGAGGTAAGCCCGGCGGCCCCCATATCCTGAATCCCTTCCACAATGCCGGCTTCGAATATTTCGAGGCAGGCTTCCAGCAGCAGCTTTTCGGTGAAGGGGTCGCCCACCTGCACGGTGGGGCGTTTCGATTCGCTCTCTTCGCCGAAGCTGTCCGAGGCCATCACCGCGCCGTGTATGCCGTCGCGCCCCGTTTTGCTGCCGATGTAGATGATCTTGTTCCCCACGCCGGAGGCATGGCCGAAAAACAGCTTGTCGCGCGGGGCGATGCCCACGTTCATAACGTTCACCAGTATGTTGCCGTTGTAGCACTCGTGGAAGCGCGTGTCGCCGCCGACGGTCGGCACGCCGATGCAGTTGCCGTAATGCGAAATGCCGTGGACGACGCCGCCGACGAGGTAGCGGGTTTTTTCGTGCGAGGGGTGGCCGAAGCGGAGGCAATCGAGCGACGCGACGGGGCGCGCGCCCATCGTGAAAACGTCGCGCAGGATGCCGCCGACGCCGGTTGCCGCCCCCTGCACCGGTTCGATGTACGAGGGGTGGTTGTGGCTTTCCATCTTGAAAACGGCGGTAAGCCCCTCGCCGATATCGACGACGCCCGCGTTTTCGCCCGGCCCCTGCACCACGTATTTGCCGGTGGTGGGGAAACGGCGCAGATGCACGCGCGTGCTCTTGTACGAGCAGTGTTCGCTCCACATCGCCGCGAAGACGCCCAGCTCCAGCAGGTTGGGGTTGCGGCCCAGATGTTTTTTGATCAGTTCGTATTCGTCGGCGGTCAGCTTGTGGTCAAGCGCGGTTTGCAGGGTGACTTCGGCGGTTTTCATAGAGCGGCATTATACCCTTTTCCCGCGCCCGGCTTAACCCGGATTATTCCCTTTTTTCGGGGGTGTCCGGGCGCGGCATCGGCCGTTCCGCTTCCGAAAGCTGCTTGCGCGGCACCGGCACCTTCAGGCGGTGGTCTTCCGGCACCGCGTCGTTTTCCCGCATGTTGTTCATTATCGCGACGTCAAAGGCGAGCGATTCGTCCTTTGAAACCTCCCGCGCGATGCCGCGGAAGGTATCCCCTTTTTTGGGGGTGTAAATAACAAGCGTGTAGGGCGCGGGGATGCCGGCTTTGCGGTCCCCTTTGCCGTACGGCATCCCCTCGACCGCGTCGAGGTATTCCTGCCGCTTCACCGCCAGGAACTTTTGCCCGCGGTTGGAGATGATGTCCCCCTTTTCGCCCACCTTGCTGATGCGCTCGATGGTATCGGGGTGGGTGGCGGCGAAGCCGTGGTATTCCTGCCCGGAAACGCGCTCCTTGAACTGGAGCGTGCGGAAGAGCTTCACCATCTGGCGCGGGTCGTACCCCGCGTCATATGAGTAGAGAAGGCCGAATTCGTCCGCCTGCATCTCCAGATCGCGGCCGTAGCCGAGCCGGTTGAGCTGCGAAAGGGTCTGCGAGGCGGCCACCCAGGCGACGGTGTTGGTGGCCCCCTGCCCGGTCGCCACGCTGGCCCCGAGGCCGGCGAATACCAGCAGGGTATCCCCCAGGCTTTTTTGCATCTGCTTGTAGCTGTGGTGGCCGATCACATGCCCCACCTCGTGCCCCATCACGCCGGCCAGCTCCGCCTCGTTATCCACATAGGCCAACATGCCGCGCGTCACATAAACATAGCCCCCTGGCACGGCGAAGGCGTTGATGGCGGGGTCGTCCAGCACGGTGAAGTGGAACTGGAATTCGGGGTCGTCGATGTTGACCAGCAGCTTTTTGCCGATCTCGCGCACATACCGCTGCAGCTTTTCGTTCTCCACGACGCCGAACGCCTGCCGGATCATTTTGTCGTAGGATTCCCCGATTTTGGCCTCTTCGCGGGCGTTTTCCGCGCGGACGGGGATGGCGGCCAACAGGAGAAGCAGCGTCAGCAGGATGCGTTTCATATTTTTCCAATGATAACACCAATTCGGGTAATATGGGGACACGATGTCGCAGATGGAAATTGATTTTAACGCCGCACCGCGCGCGCCGGAGCCGCAAAAGCCCCAAAAACGGACGGTTGTGTTCGATCTGGAAACCCGCCTTTCCGCCGACGAGGTGGGGGGATGGAACAACAAGCACTTGATGCGGGTGGCGGTTGGCGTGGCGTGGGATAGCGCCGACGGCCAGTTCAAGGTTTTCTACGAAGAAGACGTTCCCGCGCTTATCGCGTTGCTGAAAAGCGCCGATCTGGTGGTCGGTTTCAACTCGCGCAACTTCGATTACGGGGTGTTGAAGGGGTACACCGAAGAAAAACTGGAGCAAACGCTCCCCACCTTTGACATTCTGGAAGAGCTGGAAAAAAAGCTGAAGCACCGCGTGAAGCTGGACAGCGTGGCGCAGGCCACGCTGGGGCTGGGAAAGAGCGGCGACGGCCTGCAATCGCTGCGCTGGGTGAAAGAGGGCAAGATGGACTTGGTGCGCGACTACTGCATACAGGATGTGCGGGTGACGCTCGACGTTTTCCGCCACGCCATCGACAAAAAATTCCTGATGTACTCCGACCGCCAGGGAAAACCGCTCAAGGTCGCCACCGACTGGGATTTGGAAAAATTTTATAAAAGATAGGTGCGACACTCCTGTCGCACACAAAAACACTCCTTATTTTCCCGCCCGCCATGTCGGCCCTTGCGGGCCGATTGTGCGATTAAAATCGCACCTGCCTGAAGAACGCCATGCGTATCCTTTTGCTACCGGCGGACGGCGGAGAGGATGGCAAGCGCCGTCACTTGCGCGGCGTCGGCGATGAGCGCGTTGATGTCCGCCTTCTTCTTTCCCGTGGAGGCGGCGAAGATCGTGTCGCCGTCGAACATCGTGTGCGCGGGGACGACGGTGCGGGCCAGCCCGTCGTGCGCCGCCATCGCAATCCGCTTGGCCTGCGCCTTTGTCAACGCCGCGTCGGTGATCACCGCGCCGATGACGGTGTTGGACCCCGCGAAGCCAAAGGTTTTTTCGCCGGCGTAGGGGATTTTGTTCCCCTTCTTATCGGTTGCCCCCGCCACGATATGCCCTGTCGCCGGGTCGATCACGTTGCCGAAGGCATTCACCACCATCACCGCCGCGATGGTTATCTCCCCCGATTTTTTCACGATAACGCCGATGCCGCCCGCGTCCGGCGCGCAATTCCTGGAAAATTTTCCCACGCGTGCGCCGCAGCCCGCCCCGATGGCGCCGCTGCGCGTGGCGTAGGCCGCCTTTTTGCACGCGGCGTAGCCGTCTTTGGCGGCGGGGGCGGCCGCTTCGCCGTTGGCCCTGTCGTAGATGACGGCGGCGGGAACTATCGGCACCCGGTCATTACCGACGGCGAAGCCGATCTTCCGTTCAGCCAAAAAACGCATCACGCCGTCCGCCGCGGCAAGGCCGAAGGCGCTGCCGCCGGTAAGGAGGATGGCGTGGACTTCGTTGACGTGGCAGACGGGGTCGAGCAGGTCGGTCTCGCGCGTGCCGGGAGCGCCGCCGGCCACCTGAACGCCGCAGACGGCGGGGGCGTCAAACAAAAGCACGGTGCAGCCGGTTTTTTGCCGCGCCAGCGTTGCGTGGCCGATGCGGACGCCGAGCGCTTTCAGCGGAAGTTCGCGCGCCGCCACCGGGTTTATTTGAACTCCACCGCCAGCGCGGCCACGTCGTCGCGTATCGTCTCGCCGTCCCAGAAGGCGTCCACCTCGGCGTTCAGCGTATCCAGCAGCGCGCGGCAGTCATCGGCGCGGTGGGCCTGGACGAATTCCCGCAGCCGTTGCAGGCCGTAGAGTTCGCCGGCTTTGTCCGGCACCTCGAATATGCCGTCGCTGTAGAGCAGCAACTTGTCGCCGGGAACCAGCGTCACGGAGGTTTCGCCGAACACCGCGTCGGCGAACATCCCAAGGATGGTTCCCGGCGAATCCAGCGAAACGATTTCCGTCCGTTGCGCCGAGAAAATCATCGGATACGGATGTCCCGCGCGGCAGCCCGTGAGCGTGCGGGTGTCAAGGTCGGCCACGGCGAAAAACGCGCTGATGTAGTGATCCTCCGGTATCAGGCCGATGATTTTCATATTGATGCGGGTCATCATCTCGGCGGGGGAGGGGCGGACGGACGCCTCGTTGGCGAGAATGGTTTTGAGCACCGCCACGACGAGCGCGGCCGATGGGCCGTGGCCGGAAACGTCGGCGATGAGAAAGGCCACCTTGCCGGGGCCGTATTCCATGATGTCGAAAAAATCGCCGCCGATGGACGCGGCCGCGCGATAGTGCGTTTCCACGGTGATGCGGTCCTTGGCGGGGTGGGCGCCGGGCGCGGGAAGCATGGCGTACTGCACTTTTTCGGCGGTCTTCAGTTCCATGTCCATCAGCTTTTGCTGGCGGAGCAGCTTGTCCAGCAGTTCGCGGTTGTTATCGTGCAGCCGCTTGATGCGCAGCATCGAGCGCACGCGGGCCAGCAGTTCCTCCTCCTCGAACGGCTTGGTGAGGTATTCCAGCGCCCCTTCGTCCAGCCCGCGCACCACGTCGCCCAGCTCGCGCTTTTTGGCGGTCATCATGATGATCGGGATGTGGGCGCTTTCCGGGCGGTTGCGTATGTGGCGGCTCGCCTCGAAGCCGTCCATCTCCGGCATCATCACGTCCATCAGTATCAGGTCGATGCCGGGGTTGGCCTGCACCGTTTCGACCGCTTCGCGCCCGTTTGCGGCGGAATAGGTCGTGAAGTTGCGTGACTGGAGGATGACCTCGAGCAGGTATATGTTGTCCGGGTTGTCGTCCACCAGGAGTATGCACGGTTTGCTCATTGCGGTTTCCCTTAAAAATTGACGTTCATTATACCAGTTTCCGGCCGCGGCATGAGGCCCAAAGCGCGCCGCGAAACATGATACAATTCCACCATGATCAGAGCGTTTAAAACCGAGGTTAACCTCCCCTTCGAGTGGCGGATACGGCGCTTCGACGTAATCGACAGCACGGGGAAAACCGTGGCGCCGGTGCTGGACCTGCTGTATGACCCGGAAGCGCGCGAAGTCCGCTATGTGATGGTGGAAATCGGGGGGCTGTTGCGGATAGCCGGCAAGCGGCTGCTGATACCCGCCTCGCTGTTCATCCGGGCCGGCAGCGGCCAGGTGCAAGCGCTGCTTCCGCAGGAAATCCTCATCGGTTCCCCCATGCCGGAAGACGCCGAACAGCCCACACGCGGCGAGGAAGAAGCGATTTTCTCGTATTTCGAGACGGCCCCCTATTGGGAACCGCGGGGGTTGATCAAGAAGATCAAAAAAGAAGGGGAACCGGAATCCCCGCCGGTGAAGCCAACGGACATCAACATCGGCGAATTGAAAATGGAGAGCGATGATAAAGGGGCTGCCTAAGGAGCGGCTGGCGTTTTACGCGCTGGCGGCCGCCGGTGTGATCGTCTGCGCGCTGACCGAGCTGGAAAAATACTCCCCCGCCGTGGCCGCCATCTGCGGCGGGCCGGAAAGCGGCTGCGAGACGGTGCGGGCCTCGCGGTATTCGTCGCTGTTCGGCATATCGCTGGGGTATTGGGGGTTGGCCTCCTATGCGGCGCTGGTGGCGCTGTACCGGCGCAACGCGGCGTGGGCCGGCCTCTTCGCCGGCGTGATGGCGGGGGCTGAATTTTATTTTGCCTACTTGCAGATTTCCGTGATTCAGGCTATTTGTATTCTCTGTATGATTCAATTCGCCATCGTCATGTTGCTGGGCGTCCTGCTGTTCGCCACGGCATTTCCCCCCGCCCGGCGATGGAAATACCGCGCCGCGATGCTGGGGCTGGCGGCCGCCGCGTTCGCGGCCTTTTTCGTGCCGCTGAAGGTTCAGGCGGCCGGGCCGATCATGGGCCGCGCCGAAAGCATCACCAGCACGGGCAACCCGGCGTCGCCGTACCGCATAGAGTTTTTTTCCGACTACCAGTGCCACTACTGCAAGCAGAACGAGATGGCCGAGCGCCAGATCATGAAGGAATATCCGGAAGCCTTCATCGTCTTCCGCGACTACATCATCCAGTCGCACCCCTATTCGCCGATGGCCGTGGCGTACGCCAACAGCGTCGCCTATTACCAGGGGAAGGAGATGTACCTGAAAACCCGCTCAGAGATATTCGACAACCAGGAAACGATACTGGACTATCTCAAGGTGAAACTCCCCTCCATGCGGCAGGACAAAACGATGGAGGACGCGGTGAACGAGAAACTGAGGAATGACCTTGCCCGCGCCGAACAGCTGAAGATAACGGGCACCCCCTCGATAGCGCTCGTTAAAAACGGCGAGGTCCACCGCGTGCTGCGCGGCTACCTGCCGTACGACAAACTGAAGCCGGAGTTGGACGAGTTCGTCGGCCGCAAGGCCCAGTAACCCCCGCCGATGGAAATCCCGCTGAACGAACGCCAACGCGAGGCGGTGGAGCATGTATTCGGCCCGGCGCTGGTGCTGGCCGGCGCCGGTTCGGGCAAAACGCGCGTCATCACCGCCCGCGCCGCGCGGCTGGTCGAGATGGGCGCCTCCCCCTGGTCCATCCTCTGCGTCACGTTCACCAACAAGGCGGCGCATGAGATGAAAGAGCGCATCGCGCGCCTCCTCGGCATCGACGTGGGGCGCATGTGGATATCCACCTTCCACGCCACCTGCCTGCGCATACTCAAAACCGAGTGGCCCAAGCTGGGCTTCGCCGCGATGCCGGTGGTGTTCGACGCGTCGGACCAGAAATCGCTGGTGAAGGCGATCTTGAAGGAGAAGGGAATCGACGACAGCGAGCTGCCGCACCGCAAGGTGATGGGGCTTATCAGTAAATACAAGAACGACCTCAAAGGCCCGGAACATATGGCCGCCGACGGAACGCAGCGCGCCGGCAAGGTTGTGGCCGAAATATTCTTCCAGTACCAGCAGCGGCTGAAGGAAAACAACGCCGTCGATTTCGACGACCTGATGGTGCAGGTCATCCGGCTGTTCGAAACGCGCCCCGAAGTGCTGGAGACCTACCGCGGCTACTTCCAATTCATCATGGTGGACGAGTTTCAGGACACCAACCTGGTGCAGTACCGCCTCATTTCCCTGCTGGGGAGCGGCCACAACAACATCTTCGTGGTGGGGGACGACGACCAGAGCATCTACCGCTGGCGCGGCGCGCGGGTGGGAAACCTCCGCGACTTTGAAAAAAATTTCAAGGGCTGCAAGGTGATCCTGCTGGAGGAGAACTACCGCAGCACCGGCAACATACTGAAGGCGGCCCACGGCGTGGTGGCCGTCATCGAGGGACGCAAGGAAAAGACCCTCTGGACCAAAGCCGCCCCCGGCGAACCGATAACCCTGACGACCACCGCCGACGAACTGGACGAAGCCGACTTCGTGGCGCGCGAGATAAAAAAAGCGGTGGATGAGGGACGGCGGCGATACGGCGACGTGGCCGTCTTCTACCGCACCAACGCGCAGTCCCGCGTTATTGAAGAAGCGTTTAACCAAAAGGGAATACCGTACCGCGTGTACGGCGGCCTCAAGTTCTACGACCGGAAGGAAGTGAAAGACCTGATGGCGTGGCTGCGCCTTGCGATAAACGGAACCGACGAGATAAGTTTTCAGCGCGCCATCGCTTTCCCCCCGCGCGGCGTGGGGGCCGCCAGCATTCTGAAGCTGAGGGAATTCGCCCGCGCCAACAACGTATCCCCGCTGGCCGCCTGCACGATGGATAACGGCGTCTCCACCGCCGCCAAAAAGAGGCTGCTGGAATTTGGCCGGCTCATCGGCGAAATCAGGGACGCGGCGGGGGGAATGCCGGCGGCGGCCGTGATAAAGTTCACGCTGGAAAAAAGCGGCTACATCGAGG
This region of Nitrospinota bacterium genomic DNA includes:
- a CDS encoding helix-turn-helix transcriptional regulator — translated: NVTAICAHFAMKQPSVSHHLSVLKKGGIVKTRRQGKEILYSVNRKYISSVMTYYFARFGFMVKEMDPSGQPPGETP
- the purL gene encoding phosphoribosylformylglycinamidine synthase subunit PurL; the encoded protein is MKTAEVTLQTALDHKLTADEYELIKKHLGRNPNLLELGVFAAMWSEHCSYKSTRVHLRRFPTTGKYVVQGPGENAGVVDIGEGLTAVFKMESHNHPSYIEPVQGAATGVGGILRDVFTMGARPVASLDCLRFGHPSHEKTRYLVGGVVHGISHYGNCIGVPTVGGDTRFHECYNGNILVNVMNVGIAPRDKLFFGHASGVGNKIIYIGSKTGRDGIHGAVMASDSFGEESESKRPTVQVGDPFTEKLLLEACLEIFEAGIVEGIQDMGAAGLTSSSFEMASRGGSGISLHLDRVPAREERMQPYEFMLSESQERMLAVAKPENERKIIDILKKWDLEAATIGEVEAGHKNVRLYFHGELVADMPVSPVVDAAPKYERPMQKPAYLAQTSAFDTASVPQPANLNETFYTLAGSLNLCGKKWITEQYDTMVGVNTVFGPGHDAAVLRVQGTKRGLAVSAGCNERYVYLDPYAGGAIALAECARNVACTGAKPIGATDCLNFGSPLNPEIMWQFSQAVDGISAACTALEAPITGGNVSLYNQTGDAAIFPTPMIGVVGLFENVENAVPSFFQDAGDILLLLGDDLGEIGGSEYLKTIHGHDAGLPPKLDLKKEKALIEALQELANKKLVKSAHDISEGGFAIALAECSLQKNLGCAVDIKTPLRPDFALFSESQSRVILSVSPENRDAVAALAKKRGVPCEVIGVTGGNGIAVVINGALALDAAVERFATLHETSFEKTLFPG
- a CDS encoding polyprenyl synthetase family protein — protein: MTIAAAENDNSHGHKLDRNRTHRVEEIPLPIDHKAVVPRKMAMGGIQQLLGADLKAVEEAIRRHYQSDVAMIPLVSDYLTNGGGKRLRPMLVLLSSYLCGAESGDRAVIHSTVVEYIHAATLLHDDVVDDSGTRRGLQSANAKFGNSVSVLVGDYLFAKSFSLMAANSSKEIIRTVSDATRSLAEGEVLQLVYIGNIEITEEQYLDVVYRKTGALITACCEIGGWLGHATPEQRRALASFGKNIGIAFQLVDDLLDFTSDQRTLGKPAGQDLAEGHVTLPMIHAWRNAGDAEKTFLRETIKNEELTRQRMPRILEIINKYGGIGHAARMAEHYAENALAELELFPGGPYQEALAGLADYIITRTH
- a CDS encoding oligosaccharide flippase family protein, which gives rise to MHIDNAVKTVSRNVIINVAGAFWQFVLIIIGTRLVLQQMGADSFGILALVGGTAGYFLYLDIGIGETVIKKVSETRDAEKLSRTVSTLFFFAAGFGLLLALLTALFALFGVPALFSFAPPLMQSAVRMFLVIAAGLWLLYPVSMFAKVFVGLNRLDVYNAQRVIFQTLILVMILAALRWRNSAEAAVAAITLGGLLWKTAAWFTLRRMYPQIEISRRHFDPALLRGLLRYKAAATASQAAGHTVYQCDIYMIGILLDPASVALYSIANTIAMKLTEVAGVLGTAAFPMISGFHGANMGDTVRKSFKLGTKLMALALMPLVVFLFVYAEPVITLWVGPAFLPAALALKWLLAAWFINAASVITSLTVKAVDRPGLEARIGVAVAAANVALDYFFIVKYGFVGAVYATFITQLIGFIAINAAVCRHLGLPPLPFLMRLLGTAALGALFGIVYLPPLPPWLFIVPLALHTALFLAAGYWLVLDAEERMIMGNMLRIVRGRAASQ
- a CDS encoding M48 family metalloprotease, which produces MKRILLTLLLLLAAIPVRAENAREEAKIGESYDKMIRQAFGVVENEKLQRYVREIGKKLLVNIDDPEFQFHFTVLDDPAINAFAVPGGYVYVTRGMLAYVDNEAELAGVMGHEVGHVIGHHSYKQMQKSLGDTLLVFAGLGASVATGQGATNTVAWVAASQTLSQLNRLGYGRDLEMQADEFGLLYSYDAGYDPRQMVKLFRTLQFKERVSGQEYHGFAATHPDTIERISKVGEKGDIISNRGQKFLAVKRQEYLDAVEGMPYGKGDRKAGIPAPYTLVIYTPKKGDTFRGIAREVSKDESLAFDVAIMNNMRENDAVPEDHRLKVPVPRKQLSEAERPMPRPDTPEKRE
- a CDS encoding ribonuclease H-like domain-containing protein, with product MEIDFNAAPRAPEPQKPQKRTVVFDLETRLSADEVGGWNNKHLMRVAVGVAWDSADGQFKVFYEEDVPALIALLKSADLVVGFNSRNFDYGVLKGYTEEKLEQTLPTFDILEELEKKLKHRVKLDSVAQATLGLGKSGDGLQSLRWVKEGKMDLVRDYCIQDVRVTLDVFRHAIDKKFLMYSDRQGKPLKVATDWDLEKFYKR